A single Garra rufa chromosome 9, GarRuf1.0, whole genome shotgun sequence DNA region contains:
- the LOC141342937 gene encoding sphingomyelin phosphodiesterase 5-like, producing MSLRASPFPNCFLEGLHAVGWGLIFPCFWFLDRLLAVCISTSLERMWRLEMECYLHPLQVVFGSILFLILFIISTPLALLGFILWAPLQAVRRPFAYHHQEQIIPMEDRNSRWEETGKVSFGFLTGNLCLLPDSLARFNNLGHSQKRAAYIGKSIVQGVTRPHIRIFVDSPSSCGTVTPSSSLIPQPAPSSYGSVDVSATNQTEDVHETDGLPKPNCNQNSNQHQNPQRTLLRDADVPMEVSALFPSSVDVVCLQEIFDKRAALKLARALGPLYGHVLYDVGVYACFPAGTCSSFKFFNSGLFLASRYPVMEAEYHCFPNGRGEDALAAKGLLTVKVEIGLRKDEKKMVGYINCTHLHAPEGDGEIRFEQLNMLTKWISEFQAVTRRDDEMVMFDVLCGDFNFDNCSPDDRLEQSHSVFEEYTDPCRAAAGREKPWVIGTLLEQPTLYDENIRTPDNLQRTLETEELRKDYISPPVAIEGVPLVYPEPDQPWIGRRIDYLLYRDTSVSSRCKTELEEFTYVTQLAGLTDHVPLGFRLSVSLDSQAM from the exons ATGTCTTTAAGAGCGTCTCCTTTCCCCAATTGCTTCCTGGAAGGTCTCCATGCCGTAGGATGGGGTCTGATCTTCCCTTGTTTCTGGTTCCTGGACCGCCTCCTCGCCGTCTGCATCTCCACCAGCCTGGAGCGCATGTGGCGCCTCGAAATGGAGTGCTACCTACATCCGCTTCAGGTCGTCTTCGGCTCCATCCTCTTCCTCATCCTCTTCATAATCTCCACTCCATTGGCCCTGCTGGGGTTCATACTATGGGCACCACTGCAGGCCGTACGCCGACCGTTTGCGTACCACCATCAGGAGCAGATCATTCCCATGGAGGATCGGAACTCTAGATGGGAAGAGACGGGGAAAGTCAGTTTCGGGTTTTTGACGGGAAACCTCTGCTTGCTTCCCGACAGCCTCGCACGCTTCAACAACCTCGGGCACTCGCAAAAACGCGCGGCGTACATTGGAAAAAGCATCGTCCAGGGTGTCACACGTCCTCACATCCGTATCTTCGTGGATTCTCCCAGCAGCTGCGGAACGGTTACGCCATCCAGCAGTTTGATCCCGCAACCGGCGCCGTCTTCGTACGGATCCGTCGACGTCTCCGCCACCAATCAGACAGAAGACGTTCACGAAACCGACGGCCTTCCCAAACCCAACTGCAATCAGAACTCCAACCAGCACCAGAATCCGCAGAGGACGCTCTTACGGGACGCTGACGTGCCGATGGAAGTGTCTGCTCTGTTCCCGTCCTCCGTGGACGTCGTGTGTCTCCAGGAGATTTTCGATAAAAGAGCCGCTCTGAAGCTGGCGCGGGCTCTCGGGCCGCTTTACGGACACGTGCTTTACGACGTCGGCGTTTACGCTTGCTTTCCTGCCGGAACCTGCTCGTCTTTTAAGTTTTTTAACAGCGGGTTGTTCTTGGCTAGTCGCTATCCTGTGATGGAGGCTGAGTATCATTGCTTTCCAAATGGACGAGGAGAAGACGCTCTGGCTGCCAAAGGCCTGCTTACTGTAAAG GTGGAAATCGGGTTACGAAAAGATGAGAAGAAAATGGTCGGGTATATTAACTGCACTCACCTGCACGCTCCTGAAG GGGATGGAGAGATTCGTTTTGAGCAGCTGAACATGTTGACCAAGTGGATCAGTGAATTCCAGGCAGTGACCAGAAGAGACGACGAAATGGTGATGTTTGATGTGCTTTGTGGCGACTTTAACTTTGACAACTGCTCTCCAG ATGACAGGCTGGAGCAAAGCCACAGTGTGTTTGAGGAATATACAGATCCCTGCAGAGCTGCAGCTGGAAGAGAGAAGCCCTGGGTCATCG GAACCCTGTTGGAACAGCCAACGCTGTACGATGAGAACATACGGACACCAGACAACCTGCAGCG GACTCTGGAGACTGAAGAGCTGCGGAAGGACTATATTTCTCCACCGGTGGCCATCGAAGGCGTTCCTCTGGTCTACCCTGAGCCTGATCAGCCCTGGATCGGCCGACGGATCGATTACCTGCTCTATCGAGACACCTCCGTCTCCAGTCGCTGCAAAACG